The Ornithinimicrobium faecis region GTCGAGGCCCGGGTGCCGGTGCCAGCTGAGAAGGAGTCCCCCAGAGCGACGTATGCCGTGTCATCGGCCTGGGCGGGGACGGTGCCGGTCAGCGCCAGGACAAGCCCGGCGGGGACGACAGTGAGGAGGGTGAGCGGGCGGCTTCGTGTCATGTCCACCCTTGGGAGCATGGTCCCCCCGCGACACGGACCACAACCGGTCGGTAACAAGTTTGGCCAGAGGATGGGCAACTCTTTAATCCTTCTCTGGCCTCCCCTGCCCCGCGGGAGGATCTCCGGGCCATCGTCAGTCCCGCAGCGTGCCGGCTGCCGCGAGATCGGTGACGCCCGCTAACCGCATCGACTCGACCAGCTCCTCCCGGAGCTCCTTGTGCATGCGCAGCACAGCAGCCGACCCCTCCACGAGGGCCCACAACGGAAGCCGGCCGAGGAAGGTGGCGCGTGCTCCGAGGGTGAGCGCCGACAGGACGTCAAGGCCAGTGCGCAGACCCCCGTCCACATACACCTCGGCCCGCGCCCCGATGGCCTCCACGACCGCAGGAAGGGCGTGTGCCGTCGAGATGCTGCGATCGAGTTGTCGCCCACCGTGATTGGAGACCCAGACGGCCGCGGCTCCCGCCTCCACACTGCGCACGGCGTCGTCTCCGCGCAGCACGCCCTTGACGACGACCGGCAGTCCGGTGCGGTCGTGCAACCACGCGATGTCACGTGGACCGAGGTCGGTGGCCTTGGCGAAACCTGGCAGGTCATGGGTGTCCTCCTCGAAGTTCACGCGCAGAAGCGCCGGATCGGTCTCCTCCCAGATGGTGGGGCCGTTGTCGTGCTTGGTGCCCACCACGGGCGTGTCGACGGTCAGCACGAGCGCACGTGCTCCGGCGGACGCTGCACGCTCCAGTGTCGGCAGTGCAAGGGATCGGTCGGCTGGGAGGTAGATCTGCAGCCACCACGGCACCCCGGTGGCACCGATGTCGGCGAACGGCGTGCCCGCATTGCTCGAAACCACAAGGAGAGAGCCAGCATCCCGGGTTGCTGTTGCCATGGCCAGCTCCCCGTCGGGGTGAACGGCCTTCTGGAAGGTGGACGGGGCCACCGCGATGGGCGCGGAGACCGGTGTCCCGAGAAGTGTCACGGCGGTCTGCACGTGCGTGACGTCGGTGAGCACGTGAGGCCGGAAACGGAGGTCGCGCCACGCGGTCACTGCCTCTGCAGCACTCACACCGTCCCGGGACCCCTGTCGGATGTAGCGGTGCACCGAAGCGGGCAGCGCCTCAGCGGCCCGACCCTCCAGCGCATCGAGCCATCGTCCGCACATGCGCCGCAGTCTAGGCCGATCCCGCCGCGGCTCCGTCGGCTCAGCGGATCTGGCCGTCGCCCTCCACGACCCACTTGGTGGTCGTCAGCTCGGGCAGCGCCATCGGGCCGCGCGCGTGCAACTTCTGGGTGGAGATGCCGATCTCCGCACCAAAGCCGAACTCGCCACCGTCGGTGAAGCGGGTCGAGGCGTTGACCATGACGGCCGCTGCGTCCACCTCGTTGACCCAGCGTCGCGCCGCGGCACGGTCCTCGGTGACGATCGCCTCGGTGTGCCCTGAGGTGAACTGCTGCACGTGGCCGAGCGCTGCGTCAAGGTCGTCGACCACGGCGACGCTCATC contains the following coding sequences:
- a CDS encoding alpha-hydroxy acid oxidase; translated protein: MCGRWLDALEGRAAEALPASVHRYIRQGSRDGVSAAEAVTAWRDLRFRPHVLTDVTHVQTAVTLLGTPVSAPIAVAPSTFQKAVHPDGELAMATATRDAGSLLVVSSNAGTPFADIGATGVPWWLQIYLPADRSLALPTLERAASAGARALVLTVDTPVVGTKHDNGPTIWEETDPALLRVNFEEDTHDLPGFAKATDLGPRDIAWLHDRTGLPVVVKGVLRGDDAVRSVEAGAAAVWVSNHGGRQLDRSISTAHALPAVVEAIGARAEVYVDGGLRTGLDVLSALTLGARATFLGRLPLWALVEGSAAVLRMHKELREELVESMRLAGVTDLAAAGTLRD